aacgtACAATAAATTGTTATTGACTGTACCCACCCGGCTGTGCTATCTaccagatcttattcattctaactatattttgtacccattaaccatcccactcccccactccccactacctttctcagcctctggtaatcatcattctattGTCTCTCCCCATGAggtcaattgttttaattttaggctgccacaaataagtgagaacatgcaaagtgtGTCTGTctgggcctggcttatttcacttcacataatgacctccagttctttGCCAATGACgctatggctgaatagtactccacatacacacgtacaccacattttctttcttcattcgtctgttgatggacacttaggttgcttgcAGATCTTGGctgttttgaatagtgctgcaataaacatggaaatgtaGACAGCTGTTTAATATaccgatttcctttcttttgggtatatgcctaacAGTGGGAGTGTGGAGCATATGACAgttctattatatttttagtttttggaagaACCTCTGCACATTGTTTCCCATAGTGATCGTACTAGTTCCCATAGTGATCGTACtagtttacgttcccaccaacagtggacaagggttcccttttgctacatcctcaccagcattcctTATTTGCCTGTCTTCTGGATAAAAGCCAGTTTATCTGGGGTGGGATGTTGTATCGTAAGAGTTTTGATTTGCCCCCATCTGATGGTgcatgatgttgagcaccttttcatatacctgtttgccatttgtatgtcttcttttgagaaatgattattcagatcttttgctcattttaaaattggattattagattttttttttctgtagagttgtttgagctccttatatgttTCAGTTACTGAtcttttgtcagatgaatagttcgaaaatattttctcccattcttagatggtctcttcattttgtttattgtttcctttgctgtgcagaagctttctaaCTTGGTATGATCCAATTTATGCAATTTTACTTTGGttacctgtgcttgtggggtattacttaaaaaatctttgcccagtccaacATCGtagtttccccagtgttttctcttatagtttcatagtttgaggtcatagatttacatctttaatccattttgatttgatttttgtatatggtgaaagatagggtctagtttcattcttctgtataggGATGTCTAGTttccccagcatcatttattgaagagactctcctttgcccagtgtgtgttcttggtacctttgttggaaatgagtttactgtagatgtatggatttgtttctaggttctctattctgtttcattggtctgtgtgtctgtttttatgccagtatcatgctgttttggttactgtagctctgtagtataacttGAACTCAGATGatgtgattcctctagttttgttcattttgctcaggatagctttatctattctggtttttttgtggttccatatacattttaggattatttttactgtttctgtgaagaatgccattagtgtgttgatagggattgcactgaatctgtagattgctttgggtagtatggacattttaacaaaattgattcttccaatccatgcaCATGGagtatgttttccattttttatggaatatctcttcaattttttgcataagtgttttttgttttttgtttttgagatggagtttcactcttgttgccctggctagaatgcaatggagtgatcttggctcaccgcagcctccgcctcccaggttcaagcgattcttctgcctcaacctcccaagtagctgggattacaggcatgtgccactgtgcctggctaattttgtatttttagtagagacagggtttctccacattagtcaggctggtcttgaactcccaacctcaggtgatccacctgcctcggcctcccaaagtgctgggattacaggcatgagccaccacacccagccacatcactgttttatagtttttattggagaaatctttcacttcttcagttaagtttattcctcagtattttattttatttgtagctgttgtaaatgggattcgtttcttgatttctttttcagattattttctgttggcatgtagaaatgctacagattttttactgttgattttgtatcctgcaactttactgaatttgttcttcagttctaatagttttttggtggagtctttagttttttccaagCATCAGACCACAAGATCTGCAAACAATGATaatttgactacttcttttccagtttcaatgccttttatttctttctcctgtctgattgctGTAGTTAGGATTTGCAGTACTGTGTTGCATAACTGGTAAAATTagtcatccttgtcttattccagatcttagagaaaaggctttcagttttcccccattcagtatgttactagctgtgagtttgtcatatatgacttttattatattgaggtctGTTCCTTGTATGcttagttttttgagagtttttatcatgaagggatgttgaatttatcaaatgctttttcagtgtCAATTGAAATGGTGATATggcttttgtcctttattctgttgatatgacatattacattgattgatttgtgtatgttaaatcaTCCTTGCATACCTGGAATACATTCCACTTGATCATaaagaatgatctttttaatgtattgttgaatttggtttgctagtatttcctTGACAATTTTTGCATcattgttcatcagggatataggcctgcagttttctttttttgatgtgtctttgcctggttttggtatcaggatattCCTGGCTTTGTAAAacgagtttggaagtattcccttcttctctgtttttcagaaCAGTTTGAATAGGACTGATATTtcttgttctttaaatgtttaattgtGGTAAAGTATACATTACataaattttactgttttaaccacttttaagtgtataCTCAGTGGCATTAGCTACATTCACATTTTTGTGCAACccaaaactctgtacccattaatcGGTAACTCCACATTCCTCGCTACCTCtggcccctggtaaccaccattctactttttgtttctatgaatgtGACCACTCTAGATACCTCATTTAAGTAGAATCATGTAATgtttgttgtttgtctttttgtttctggcttatttcacttataatatttttgagattcggtgggcacagtggctcatgcctgtaattccagcattttgggaggctgaagcaggtggatcacccaagtttcggagttcaaaaccagcctggccagcctggccaacatggtgaaaccccatctctactaaaaatactaaaagttagccgggcatggtggcaggtgcctgtaatcccagctactcaggaggctgaggcaggagaatcgcttgaatctgggaagcggaggttgcattgagctgagatcaggccactgcactccagcctgggcaataagagggaaactccatctctaaaaaaataaaaaataaaacaataataataatattttcgaAGTTCATCCAGGTTGCAGTGTcggtcagaatttcattccttttaaagaTGGGTAATACTCGTGATATGTATGTACCACATCTCGGTTATCCATTCCTCAGACAGTGGACACTTGGGTTACTTCTACCTTTCGGATATtggcaaatatttcatttcttttgggtatatatttatttattttgggtatttcttttgggtatatatccagaaataGAAGCCGTACACAGGGGCTTCATTTTCTCTACCTCTCTGCCAaccttgctgtgtgtgtgtgtgtgtgtgataatagccatcctgattggtttgaggtggtatctcattgtggttttgatttgcattttcctagtgactactgatattgagcatcttttcatgtgtttattgatcatttgtatattttctttgaagaattggCAATTTAAgtcttctgcccatttttctcCCCCACATAGCTTCTCATGgctactttgcccattttttagtgggttgactgttttgttgtttttgtcagacttttttacatattctggaaactaatctcttatcagatatatgacttgcaatatttatttcatttcagaggTTGATTGCTTTTTCACTCTGATTGTGCCCTTTAATGCACAGATGTTTTGAATATTCATGAGTCCAGTTTGTCAGTTCTTTCTATTCTATCTGTGCCTTGGCGTCATATCCATGAAAGCACTGTCAAATCCTATGTCATGAAAATTATCCCCGATGTTTGCTTCTAAGAAATTTTTAGGTTTTAGTTCTTGAGTGTAgagtttaggtctttgattcattttgagttaatttttgtatatagtacaaattaagggtccaattttattttatttgaacaaCCAGTGCCCCCAGAACTATTTGCTGAAAAGATCAACTGACTGTTTGTCACCTGCTCACCCCAGTGGACACTAGCTGTTCCACCCACTTGCTGTCCTGGGGCCTTGTCATGCCACTCCTCCACTTTGGACCCAAGCCCACACCATTGCTCCCCTCTGGGATACTGATCCCACTATAAGCTTCCCTGGGGCTACAACCTTCCTACCCTTGTGCCTCATGACCACCCCCTCCCTTGCCCCCGCCATGCCCATGATGAGTCTTTTCTCGAGGCAGCTCCCCTTGCCTCCATCTCACCCTCACCTGTGCACCACAGCCACACTGGACATGGGTCCCCCTGAGCCTGAGTCCCTTCCCATTCCCCCCGTCCCCTCTGGCAAGACCTTCCTTCCACCACTGCCTTCCCTTGCCCCTTCAGGGCAGCCTCACCCCATGGCCCCTATTCCCTTAGGGGGCTTGTGGCCACCCAGTCCTGGCACCTGGCCTACAAGTTTGCCATCTCCATTCCCCCTTCTTCTGTTCGTCAGTCCCCTCCTCTGTCCTCCCACCCTCACAGTTTTCCTTGTATCTGAAATCCTCGTTCTTGTCCCTTTGCCCGTGTGCATTTCCTGCCTCCTCAGGAAGCTTGGGACAGCAGAGCTGTGTGTTAAACATCGATGTGAAATTATTTCCAAGAAGAAGTTTCATCTGTGATTTCCTCTTCCCCAGAGCTCCACAGTCTTCGTTACAACGTCACGGTGCTGTCCCGGGATGGATCTGTGCAGTCAGGGTTTCTCGCTGAGGGACATCTGGATGGTCAGCCCTTCCTGCTCTATGACAGGCAGAAACGCAGGGCAAGGCCCCAGGGACAGTGGGCAGAAGATGTCCTGGGAGCTAAGACCTGGGACACAGAGACAGGGGACTTGACAGAGAACGGGAAGGACCTCAGGATGACCCTGGCTCATATCAAAGGCCAGAAAGGAGGTGAGAGTGGGCAGCAGGGAGAGGCTTTTTCCAGAAAAGTTAGGGGGAGAGAGCAGGGACCTGTCTTCCCACTGAATCTGGCTCGGGCTAGGGGTGACAAATGGGGGTCAGTGGATCCCAGCAGGGAGGTGAGCCGGCACTCAACCCACACAGGGAGGCATGGAGGAGGGCCAGGGAGGGGTACCCCCTGGGCTGAGTTCCTCACTTCAGTAGAAAGGTGATGGTTTCGGGAATGGAGAAGTCACTGCTGGGTGGGGGCAGGCTTGCATTCTCTCCAGGAGATTAAGGTCTGTGAGATCCATGAAGACAACAGTACCAGGGGCTTGCGGCATTTCTACTACGATGGCGAGCTCTTCCTCTCCCAAAACCTGGAAACTCAGGAATGGACAGAGCTCCAGTCCTCCAGAGCTCAGACCCTGGCTCTGAACATCAGGAATTTCTGGAAGGAAGATACCATGAAGACTAAGACACACTATCGCGCTATGCGGGCAGACTGCCTGAAGAAACTACAGCGATATCTAGAATCCGGGGTGGCCATCAGGAGAACAGGTACCAACCCTGGCCAGGggctctcctctccctccaaTTCTGCTAGAGTTGCCTCCGCCTCCCATCTCTGTCCAGGGAAACCCTCCCTGTGCTATGGATGCAAGCATTTCCTGTTGGCATATTGTGTCCTGATTTGCCTCTCCTGTTAGAGCCACTGGATAAAGACAGTGAGTCAGGGACTGAACCTTCCAGTGTTGTAATCGGGGAAAGCGGCGGGCCCTCTGACCGAATCCTGAGCCTGTGGCGGGTGTCAGGCAGGAGAGGAAGCCTTCAGGGCCAGGGctgccccctctgcctcccagcctgccCATCCCAGAGAGTTCCCTCCTGGCCCCACGACCCAGGAGTCCACCCCAACATCCCCCTCCTCAGCATCAATGTGGGGATCCCAGAGCTTGAGGCCACAGTCCCAAGGCCCATCCTCCTGCTGGCCTGGAGGAACTGGGCCCCAGGGTGAGGACAGACTTGCAGGTCAGGGGTCCTGGAGGGCTTTAGCCAGAGTGGGAACAGTGGAGAGGAGCAGCCCCGTTCCCCGCATTTCCCTTACAGGGGAGCAGGGCTTCACTGGCTCTGCCCTTTCTTCTCCAGCGCCCCCCATGGTGAACGTCACCCACGGCGAGGCCTCAGAGGGCAACATCACCGTGACATGCAGGGCTTCCGGCTTCTATCCCCGGAATATCGCACTGACCTGGCGTCAGGATGGGGTGTCTTTGAACCACGACGCCCAGCAGTGGGGGGATGTCCTGCCTGATCAGAATGGAACCTACCAGACCTGGGTGGCCACCAGAATTCGCCAAGGCGAGGAGCAGAGGTTCGCCTGCTACATGGAACACAGCGGGAATCACAGCACTCACCCTGTGCCCTCTGGTGAGCCTGGGGTGACCCTGGAGAGGGTCAGGCCAGGGTAGGGACAGCAGGGACGGCTGTGGCTCTCTGCTTAGTGTATAACAAGTTATAACTTTTTTTCAGGGAAAGTGCTGGTGTTTCAGAGTCAATGGCTAGACATTTCATATGTtcttgctgttgctgctgctgttgctgctgctgctgctgctgctgctgctgctatttttgttattattctcTATGTCCTTTGTTGTAAGAAGAAAACATCAGCTGCAGAGGGTCCAGGTGAGTAAAGGGAGCAGTTTCTGGAGATGGTAAGGCCCCTGTCCGGGCAGTAGAGTCCCCTCATTGCTCCTGCAAAAATAGGCATGTTGGTGGCAAGGTTTCTGGAACAGGGGATGGAAGTTGGGGAATTTGGGAGGGGGATGGGAGCAGCATCTCCATCTACACCGCTAAGTTCTTCCCAAGCGAGGGTCAGATGTCCAGCTGTGGCCTCCTCCTGCTACAGGTGAGCAGTGGGCAGCAGGGACGGCTGCGGTGCCTGCTTTGTCCCCATGCtggtctctgtgtctctcagGCTCACTAGGGCGCATCCAGGTGGTGTGAACTGGGAATCACGTGCTGATTGCTAAGGGCCTGGATGATCATGGCCTCAGAGGGAGCAAATAGTAAAGGTGGCTATAATCTGGGGAGGGCCAGAAACTGGAGAGGAATCTGAGTAGAGGCGGTGCCCCTAGTCCCTTCCTCTCTGCATCCCTCTCCCCTATTTCTGCAGCCATCGGGGTGGACACCCAGAAAAAGACCTGTGAGGCCCAGCCTGGGGGCCCTGCCTGTGTAGCCCTTTGGAGACCCCTTGTAACAGAGAGGGTCCTGAGCACACATGGCCATCTCTGTCCACTTTGCAGCTCCCCATGCACCTCCTCCAGGAGCTTTCTCGGGGGTATTGTGTCCTCTGGGCCACTCAAGGCCCCGCTCTTTCCAGGTTCCTACCACCTGGCCTCCTAGAGTTTCCTTGCAGATGACATGGATGAGTAGATAAGCAGATGTTCCTGGGCCATTTGAGGAGCGGGGCCCAGCCCCTCATCAGGGCAGCTGTGGTCCCTGTTTTCATCCCACCTCGGAGTGTTTTCTTCTCCAGTCCCTGAGGGACACAGTCCCCAGGGCCcatgtttttgggtttttgttatgTGCTCTGTGGCCTCACCTTGCCCTCCCTGAGCCAATTTCCCTTTCTCAAGGTAGTCACTGCCTGGTAAGTTTGGAGTAAGGGACGGTCAGAATCATTTCCCCGCAGTCAGGTTGTTTGGCTGGGGATGAAAAGAGACAGCAGGAAGTTTTGTGTttctgcaaagacagaagcagtgCAGGGGACAGTGAGAGGCTGGGGTGTCCAGGAGACCTGAGTCTTTCCCCACTTCTGTGTGTCTAGCGTTAGGGGCGCTGGTTTCTCATCCTTGAACCTAATTGCGCTGTCAGTCGGCCCCTCAGGCCTGAGCAGATGGGAAGATTCATGCCCTGCCCTGCAGCAAGAGGGCCCCGTCCAGGAGGCACCCACAGCAGGGCAGCGCAGGTCTGTGGTCGCTCCTGCTCTCACCTGTGGTGTTTCCCGTAGAGGAATTGTCGGTTCTGCTTTCCTGTGGGCAGGAATGGTTTCCTCATAGGTCACTGGGGTTTTGGCCAGGAAAAGGGTATGAAGTTCATGTGCCAGTTTCTCAAAATTCCTGCTTTCAATGTTGATGTCCAGTAAAGATATTCATAATTTTAGCTCTGTAATCTTAATACGATTTCCTCTAATATTGTAAAGCATATTATATGAAACAGGAACTCAAATTCCACAAAATTCCTGCGATGTCCAATAAAGATGTTCATAATTTCAGCTCTGCCATCTTAATAGGATTTCCTCTAATACTGCTGTTGTAAAGCATATTAAATGAAACAGGAACTCAAATTTGGAGCCCCCTCTCCAGGAGAATCTGTGGGAGATGGTGGCTGTGGCAGTGGCAGTTCCCAGGTGCAGAGGGTGGGCAGAGGCAGCCTCAGGCTAAGGGGACTCCCCTACTCCACATGGAGAAAATGCCTTGTAGGTTGCAAGGGCAGTGGCCTAGGTGGAATCCCTGCTAGGGACAGAGCAGGAAGGCCTCGCAGCCTCACCAAGCAGCAGCCCTGGGGTGGAGCTGCGTTTCCAGGGGTAAGTGGCCCAGGCAGGAGCAGTGGTGACTCAAGAGCAGGTCACAGGCCTCGGTGGGTGCTGAGGGTCAGGAGAGGCCAGGCCTCCTCAAGCAAGGTGGGGGTCCCAGGGTCACGTCAGGTGCAGATCCTCTGGCAGCCACATCTTTCCATGCTGGGCCTGCTGGGCCCCCCAGCCTTCCTAATGGGGTTCCCAGTTAGGAGCTGTCTGCtcagggctgggaggggaggagcACTGAGCTGCAGATAGAGGGCAGAGCCCACAGTGGGCGGGGCCTGCCCTGGTGTGCAGGTGCCTCTGCAGGAGAGCAGGGCCTGGGGACTGAGAGCAAGGGTCAGGGCCTCTCTTTGGGGAGGCCTCTCGCTGTAACAGGACTGGTCAGGTctgagaggaggggagggcacTGGGTTCCCTCTTGGGTCTTGTCCTTTAGTCTTGTGGCCCTTTCACTCCGTGCACGATGGGTGGTGGGCAAGGGCGGGGGCTGATGTTGATGGAGTGATGGGAGGGAACTGGCAGGAGCTGGgaaaagcagggagggaggaagaaaaaagtaggGGCCTCATCTTCCCTCAGAGAAAGGGGGAATCTGGTCTTGGAGCAACTGAAGAGAGAAAAGTCCTCAGGGAATAAACAGAAC
This genomic window from Chlorocebus sabaeus isolate Y175 chromosome 17, mChlSab1.0.hap1, whole genome shotgun sequence contains:
- the LOC103221769 gene encoding MHC class I polypeptide-related sequence B, which translates into the protein MGPGRVVLFLASMFPFARPGAAAELHSLRYNVTVLSRDGSVQSGFLAEGHLDGQPFLLYDRQKRRARPQGQWAEDVLGAKTWDTETGDLTENGKDLRMTLAHIKGQKGGLHSLQEIKVCEIHEDNSTRGLRHFYYDGELFLSQNLETQEWTELQSSRAQTLALNIRNFWKEDTMKTKTHYRAMRADCLKKLQRYLESGVAIRRTAPPMVNVTHGEASEGNITVTCRASGFYPRNIALTWRQDGVSLNHDAQQWGDVLPDQNGTYQTWVATRIRQGEEQRFACYMEHSGNHSTHPVPSGKVLVFQSQWLDISYVLAVAAAVAAAAAAAAAAIFVIILYVLCCKKKTSAAEGPELVSLRTLDQHPVGTGDHRDATQLGFQPLMSAPGSTGSTEGA